One Kineococcus radiotolerans SRS30216 = ATCC BAA-149 DNA window includes the following coding sequences:
- a CDS encoding lipopolysaccharide biosynthesis protein: MWTAGQIWASRALSAAAFVVVGRQLEPSAFGLVALATGIIAVLTIISDSGLATYVIRRPVVDERTRSTAFWTSLGLSIALAGALAACAPLLADAYDQPELVPVLLWLSLNLLLAGANSLPNALMRRELRFKALAARATAATLVGSVTAIVAALAGAGVWSLVAQVLVGSLTNTVMLWCAVSWRPHLSFDRRQAREMLAFGSKLLGIDLLMQARDRGEEFVLAGIASATVLGYWTVGTRLVKLVQDTGSSVISSVATPTFSKIQDDLPRMSRAYETAMAASGALIFPAMLFLAATSTDLVPWLLGEQWAVTGSIAQVTAVTAAIGVFSYFDRTVFVAVGKLRPELLLVLGIVVSHLAVVVLAASHGLFALAVALLVRQAATFPVRQIVLHRAVGIPYRCLLRSARVLLAAVVMAGIVLAVLHLLTTDVRWVRVAVSAGVAGVVYPGLLLLFARPVAREFTVDVRNIVSRRRARSTAGSDQEVPASPVP, translated from the coding sequence ATGTGGACGGCTGGGCAGATCTGGGCGAGCCGGGCCCTGAGCGCCGCCGCCTTCGTCGTCGTGGGGCGACAGCTCGAACCTTCCGCGTTCGGCCTGGTCGCCCTCGCCACCGGAATCATCGCGGTCCTGACGATCATCAGCGACAGCGGTCTGGCGACCTACGTCATCCGGCGTCCGGTGGTCGACGAGCGGACGCGCAGCACCGCGTTCTGGACCAGCCTGGGACTCTCGATCGCCCTGGCCGGAGCCCTCGCTGCATGCGCTCCGCTGCTGGCCGACGCCTACGACCAGCCCGAGCTCGTCCCGGTCCTGCTCTGGCTGTCCCTCAACCTGCTGCTGGCCGGGGCCAACAGCCTGCCCAACGCCCTCATGCGTCGCGAACTGCGCTTCAAGGCCCTGGCCGCCCGCGCAACGGCCGCGACCTTGGTGGGCTCAGTCACCGCCATCGTCGCGGCCCTGGCTGGCGCGGGGGTCTGGTCCCTGGTCGCGCAGGTGCTCGTCGGATCGCTCACCAACACCGTCATGCTGTGGTGCGCTGTGTCCTGGCGTCCGCACCTGAGCTTCGACCGTCGTCAAGCGAGGGAGATGCTCGCCTTCGGCAGCAAGCTCCTGGGCATCGACCTGCTGATGCAGGCCCGGGACCGCGGCGAGGAGTTCGTCCTGGCTGGTATCGCATCCGCCACCGTGCTGGGGTACTGGACCGTCGGCACCCGTTTGGTGAAGCTCGTGCAAGACACCGGTTCCTCAGTCATCAGCAGTGTCGCCACCCCCACGTTCAGCAAGATCCAGGACGACCTGCCGCGGATGAGCCGCGCCTACGAAACAGCCATGGCTGCCAGTGGTGCGCTGATCTTCCCCGCCATGCTCTTCCTCGCCGCGACCAGCACCGACCTCGTCCCGTGGTTGCTCGGCGAGCAGTGGGCCGTCACGGGGAGCATTGCCCAGGTGACCGCTGTGACCGCGGCCATCGGGGTCTTCAGCTACTTCGACCGCACGGTGTTCGTCGCCGTGGGCAAGCTGCGCCCGGAACTGCTGCTGGTGCTCGGGATCGTCGTCAGCCACCTGGCCGTCGTCGTGCTGGCCGCCTCGCACGGGTTGTTCGCCCTCGCGGTGGCGCTGCTGGTGCGGCAGGCGGCGACGTTCCCAGTGCGCCAGATCGTCCTGCACCGCGCCGTGGGGATCCCATACCGGTGCCTGCTGCGTTCGGCCCGGGTGCTGCTGGCCGCTGTCGTCATGGCCGGGATCGTGCTGGCGGTCCTGCACCTGCTCACGACGGACGTGCGATGGGTGCGGGTCGCCGTCTCCGCGGGAGTCGCCGGGGTCGTCTACCCGGGGTTGCTTCTCCTGTTTGCGCGACCGGTGGCCCGGGAATTCACTGTCGACGTCCGGAACATCGTCAGCCGGCGCCGCGCCCGCAGCACCGCGGGCAGCGACCAGGAGGTCCCTGCCTCCCCCGTCCCGTGA
- a CDS encoding GNAT family N-acetyltransferase, with the protein MTPSWPVELREGPVRLRPLRRGDAATWRRVRAANAAWLRPWEATSPEGSGPAPTFAQMVRGFSREARAGRMLPFVVELDGNLVGQITVSGITWGSLRSAHIGYWIDQRVAGRGTIPVALALVGDHCFRVLRLHRIEVNIRPENAASLRVAEKLGMRDEGLRKAFLHIDGSWRDHRTFALTTEEVPEGLLTRYRTSRTTRG; encoded by the coding sequence GTGACGCCGAGCTGGCCCGTCGAACTGCGCGAGGGACCGGTCCGGCTGCGGCCGCTGCGCCGCGGCGACGCCGCGACCTGGCGGCGGGTGCGGGCGGCGAACGCCGCGTGGCTGCGCCCGTGGGAGGCGACCAGCCCCGAGGGCAGCGGCCCCGCACCCACGTTCGCGCAGATGGTCCGGGGTTTCTCCCGCGAGGCGCGGGCGGGACGGATGCTGCCCTTCGTCGTGGAGCTCGACGGGAACCTCGTCGGGCAGATCACCGTCTCCGGCATCACCTGGGGTTCGCTGCGCTCCGCGCACATCGGGTACTGGATCGACCAGCGCGTCGCCGGGCGCGGCACGATCCCCGTCGCGCTGGCCCTGGTGGGCGACCACTGCTTCCGGGTCCTCCGGCTGCACCGCATCGAGGTCAACATCCGGCCCGAGAACGCGGCCTCGCTGCGGGTCGCGGAGAAGCTCGGGATGCGCGACGAGGGACTGCGCAAGGCGTTCCTGCACATCGACGGCTCCTGGCGGGACCACCGGACGTTCGCGCTGACGACCGAGGAGGTCCCGGAGGGGTTGCTCACCCGCTACCGGACCTCCCGCACCACCCGCGGATAA
- the moaC gene encoding cyclic pyranopterin monophosphate synthase MoaC, which translates to MVDVSAKPVTAREARAEGYVRCSRAVLDLVAEGGLPKGDALAVARIAGLQAAKRTPDLIPLAHPVAVHAVEVDVVPVEDGVRITAAVRTADRTGIEMEALTCVVVAGLTFVDMVKAVDRRTVLDGVRVTAKSGGRSGDWSVDE; encoded by the coding sequence ATGGTCGACGTCTCGGCGAAGCCGGTGACCGCGCGCGAGGCCCGCGCCGAGGGGTACGTGCGCTGCTCGCGGGCCGTGCTCGACCTCGTGGCCGAGGGCGGGCTGCCCAAGGGCGACGCCCTCGCCGTGGCGCGGATCGCCGGTCTGCAGGCGGCCAAGCGCACCCCGGACCTGATCCCGCTGGCCCACCCCGTCGCCGTGCACGCCGTGGAGGTCGACGTCGTCCCCGTCGAGGACGGGGTGCGCATCACCGCCGCCGTCCGCACCGCGGACCGCACGGGCATCGAGATGGAGGCGTTGACCTGCGTCGTGGTGGCGGGGCTGACGTTCGTGGACATGGTCAAGGCCGTCGACCGGCGCACCGTCCTCGACGGGGTGCGGGTGACCGCCAAGAGCGGGGGACGGTCGGGGGACTGGAGCGTCGATGAGTGA
- a CDS encoding 5-formyltetrahydrofolate cyclo-ligase: protein MSTPPVTTPAATPGLALDTLSVTPDVLEVEARKHRLRRGIRSRRLDRDTGSARAVDTAVARVLTGCPLLAGVHRVACYTSRPGEPGTRELLAELERHEVDVLLPVLLPDGDLDWELDRHPGPLGPDAIAAVDLVIVPALAVDTAGRRLGQGGGSYDRALGRVPARVPVLAVVHDDELFDAAVTPLPTLPHDRPVQAVATPSRWLWLAA from the coding sequence GTGTCCACCCCACCTGTCACCACCCCCGCCGCCACCCCCGGTCTGGCCCTCGACACCCTGTCCGTCACCCCGGACGTGCTCGAGGTGGAGGCCCGCAAGCACCGGCTGCGCCGCGGGATCCGTTCCCGCCGCCTCGACCGCGACACGGGCAGCGCCCGGGCCGTCGACACCGCCGTGGCCCGCGTCCTCACCGGCTGCCCCCTGCTGGCCGGCGTCCACCGCGTCGCCTGCTACACCTCGCGCCCCGGGGAACCGGGCACCCGCGAGCTGCTGGCCGAGCTGGAGCGCCACGAGGTCGACGTCCTGCTGCCCGTCCTGCTGCCCGACGGCGACCTCGACTGGGAGCTGGACCGCCACCCCGGCCCGCTGGGTCCCGACGCCATCGCCGCGGTGGACCTCGTCATCGTCCCGGCGCTCGCCGTCGACACCGCCGGGCGCCGGCTCGGCCAGGGCGGCGGCAGCTACGACCGGGCGCTGGGCCGGGTGCCGGCCCGGGTCCCGGTGCTCGCCGTCGTCCACGACGACGAACTGTTCGACGCCGCCGTCACCCCCCTGCCGACGCTGCCGCACGACCGTCCCGTCCAGGCCGTGGCGACCCCGTCGCGCTGGTTGTGGCTGGCCGCCTGA
- the glp gene encoding gephyrin-like molybdotransferase Glp, whose product MSVETLTTVAAHRQACLDLVRPLPPLDLALRDALGCVLAEDVVSPRALPAFDNSGMDGYAVRLRDVEGAGEDAPVGLPVVSDIAAGRADAVRLTGGTTARIMTGAPVPAGAEAVVPVEWTDRGVSHVLIRRVPSPGQHIRRAGEDVDAGTLVLEAGTRLAPRHIGVLAALGRARVRVRPRPRVVVVSTGTEVVEPGAALARGQLHDANGYLLTAAAEEVGALAYRVGVVADDARELAAVLDDQLVRADVVLTSGGVSEGAYDTVKEVLSGPGAHAVRFDRVAVQPGMPQGCGTLGEAGVPVFTLPGNPVSAFVSFEVFVRPALRRMLGAEGPDPERPRVRALAGAAWTSPPAKEQYVRAAWTRDAQGRLVVEPVSGHGSHLVTGLARATCLVVVPVGVAAVEPGDEVECVLLGPLPVEDL is encoded by the coding sequence GTGAGCGTCGAGACCCTGACCACCGTCGCGGCCCACCGCCAGGCCTGCCTGGACCTGGTGCGCCCGCTGCCGCCGCTGGACCTGGCGCTGCGCGACGCCCTCGGCTGCGTGCTGGCCGAGGACGTCGTCAGCCCCCGGGCCCTGCCCGCCTTCGACAACTCCGGCATGGACGGCTACGCCGTGCGGCTGCGCGACGTCGAGGGCGCCGGCGAGGACGCCCCGGTGGGGCTGCCGGTCGTCTCCGACATCGCCGCCGGGCGGGCCGACGCGGTGCGCCTCACCGGCGGGACGACGGCCCGGATCATGACCGGGGCGCCCGTCCCGGCCGGTGCCGAGGCCGTCGTGCCCGTGGAATGGACCGACCGCGGCGTGTCCCACGTGCTCATCCGGCGCGTCCCCTCCCCGGGGCAGCACATCCGCCGCGCGGGCGAGGACGTCGACGCGGGGACCCTCGTCCTCGAAGCCGGCACGCGGCTGGCCCCCCGCCACATCGGGGTCCTCGCCGCCCTGGGCCGGGCCCGCGTGCGGGTCCGCCCGCGCCCGCGCGTCGTCGTCGTCTCCACCGGCACCGAGGTCGTCGAACCCGGTGCCGCGCTCGCCCGGGGGCAGCTGCACGACGCCAACGGCTACCTGCTGACCGCGGCCGCGGAGGAGGTCGGGGCCCTGGCCTACCGGGTGGGCGTCGTCGCCGACGACGCCCGCGAGCTCGCGGCCGTCCTCGACGACCAGCTCGTGCGCGCCGACGTCGTCCTCACCTCCGGCGGGGTCAGCGAAGGCGCCTACGACACCGTCAAGGAGGTCCTCTCCGGACCCGGCGCCCACGCCGTGCGCTTCGACCGCGTCGCGGTGCAGCCGGGGATGCCGCAGGGGTGCGGGACGCTGGGGGAGGCCGGGGTCCCCGTCTTCACCCTGCCCGGCAACCCCGTGAGCGCGTTCGTCTCCTTCGAGGTGTTCGTCCGGCCCGCGCTGCGCCGCATGCTGGGCGCGGAGGGCCCCGACCCCGAGCGCCCGCGCGTGCGGGCCCTGGCCGGGGCCGCGTGGACCTCCCCGCCCGCCAAGGAGCAGTACGTGCGCGCGGCCTGGACCCGCGACGCGCAGGGCCGGCTGGTGGTGGAACCGGTGTCCGGGCACGGGTCGCACCTGGTGACCGGGCTGGCGCGGGCGACGTGCCTGGTGGTCGTGCCGGTCGGGGTCGCCGCGGTGGAACCCGGCGACGAGGTCGAGTGCGTCCTGCTCGGGCCGCTGCCGGTGGAGGACCTGTGA
- the galU gene encoding UTP--glucose-1-phosphate uridylyltransferase GalU, with amino-acid sequence MTQRDERPGRTVRKAVIPAAGQGTRFLPATKAMPKEMLPVVDTPAIQYIVEEAVRSGLTDVLMITGRNKRPLEDHFDRNVELEVGLEKKGDQTKLARVQESTDLAQVHYVRQGDPKGLGHAVLVAEQHVGDEPFVVLLGDDIVDSRDPLLDVMIKVREERGGSVVAFMEVPHDQIHLYGCAVAEPTDETDVVKVSGLVEKPKTEEAPSDLAIIGRYLLDPAVFAVLHETAPGKGGEIQLTDALQVLAQGDGPGYGVHGVVFRGRRYDTGDKLDYIKAVVRLATERADIGPDLREWLGEYVASGAGASTSA; translated from the coding sequence ATGACTCAACGCGACGAGCGTCCGGGCCGCACGGTGCGCAAGGCCGTCATCCCCGCCGCCGGCCAGGGCACCCGCTTCCTGCCGGCCACCAAGGCGATGCCCAAGGAGATGCTGCCGGTGGTCGACACCCCGGCCATCCAGTACATCGTCGAGGAGGCCGTCCGCTCCGGGCTCACCGACGTCCTGATGATCACCGGGCGCAACAAGCGCCCCCTGGAGGACCACTTCGACCGCAACGTCGAGCTCGAGGTCGGGCTGGAGAAGAAGGGCGACCAGACCAAGCTCGCGCGCGTCCAGGAGTCCACCGACCTCGCCCAGGTCCACTACGTGCGCCAGGGCGACCCCAAGGGCCTCGGCCACGCCGTGCTGGTCGCGGAGCAGCACGTCGGCGACGAGCCCTTCGTCGTCCTGCTCGGCGACGACATCGTCGACTCCCGCGACCCCCTGCTGGACGTCATGATCAAGGTCCGGGAGGAGCGCGGCGGCAGCGTCGTCGCGTTCATGGAGGTCCCCCACGACCAGATCCACCTCTACGGCTGCGCCGTCGCCGAGCCCACCGACGAGACCGACGTCGTCAAGGTCTCCGGCCTCGTGGAGAAGCCGAAGACGGAGGAGGCCCCCAGCGACCTCGCCATCATCGGCCGCTACCTGCTCGACCCCGCCGTCTTCGCGGTGCTGCACGAGACCGCGCCCGGCAAGGGCGGGGAGATCCAGCTCACCGACGCCCTCCAGGTCCTCGCCCAGGGCGACGGTCCCGGCTACGGCGTGCACGGCGTCGTCTTCCGCGGCCGCCGCTACGACACCGGCGACAAGCTGGACTACATCAAGGCCGTCGTGCGCCTGGCCACCGAGCGCGCCGACATCGGACCGGACCTGCGCGAGTGGCTCGGCGAGTACGTCGCCTCCGGCGCGGGCGCGAGCACCTCGGCGTGA
- a CDS encoding MogA/MoaB family molybdenum cofactor biosynthesis protein: MSEPTALVVTVSNRASAGVYADTSGPIVVDGLRDAGFSVDGPLVVPDGDPVEEALRDAVAAGYDVVVTNGGTGLSPLDLTPERTRRVLDYEVPGVPEAIRAAGAAAGVATSVLSRGTAGVAGRTFVVNLPGSPGGCRDGVAVLRGFLRHAVDQVHGGDHARPGGGGA; the protein is encoded by the coding sequence ATGAGTGAACCCACCGCCCTCGTGGTGACGGTGTCCAACCGCGCCTCGGCCGGGGTGTACGCCGACACCTCCGGGCCGATCGTGGTGGACGGGTTGCGGGACGCCGGGTTCAGCGTCGACGGCCCGCTCGTCGTCCCCGACGGCGATCCCGTCGAGGAGGCCCTGCGCGACGCCGTCGCGGCCGGCTACGACGTCGTCGTCACCAACGGCGGCACGGGTCTCAGCCCCCTGGACCTCACCCCCGAGCGCACCCGCCGGGTCCTGGACTACGAGGTCCCCGGTGTGCCGGAGGCGATCCGCGCCGCGGGAGCGGCCGCCGGGGTCGCCACCTCGGTGCTCTCGCGCGGCACCGCCGGCGTCGCGGGCCGGACCTTCGTCGTGAACCTGCCCGGTTCCCCGGGCGGGTGCCGCGACGGGGTGGCCGTGCTGCGGGGTTTCCTGCGCCACGCCGTCGACCAGGTCCACGGGGGCGACCACGCCCGTCCCGGCGGGGGCGGCGCGTGA
- a CDS encoding polysaccharide pyruvyl transferase family protein, with protein sequence METQDPAPVSTTALVEGLRARLLDVVAELGLGSRPWTVVDYPNHLNCGDAALYLGLENIAASVGAPVLRVLDRSSYRPQHLDPGSLIVLQAGGNWGGLYPTHHRLRVRLLGDSRGRDVLQLPQSIQYADEHHREELRRAVAEHGRTTLLVRDQRSYDIAVRDYDCPVFLAPDAAFALGTMERLAPRTPLRLQVRTDKEGNAPADLALDGEVFDWLTARRGSLSWTTWQAMMAVNRLQRLPLGAAARVATVRAAHDLARHSVLRARDLLSAGEVVVTDRLHGHILCTLLSIPHVVVDDKFGKISALRNTWTSMDRGHRFAADWTEVTAAVDDLRRSR encoded by the coding sequence GTGGAGACCCAAGATCCGGCGCCCGTCAGCACGACCGCGCTGGTTGAGGGCCTGCGGGCGCGCCTGCTCGATGTGGTCGCGGAGCTGGGGCTGGGCTCCCGTCCCTGGACGGTCGTCGACTACCCCAACCACCTCAACTGCGGTGACGCAGCGCTCTACCTGGGCCTCGAGAACATCGCTGCCTCCGTGGGTGCACCCGTCCTGCGGGTCCTAGACCGGTCCTCCTACCGGCCCCAGCACCTCGACCCCGGCTCCCTCATCGTGCTCCAGGCCGGCGGCAACTGGGGCGGCCTGTACCCGACGCACCACCGCCTGCGGGTCCGCCTGCTCGGCGACAGCCGCGGTCGTGACGTCCTGCAGCTGCCGCAGTCCATCCAGTACGCGGACGAGCACCACCGCGAGGAGCTCCGGCGGGCCGTGGCCGAGCACGGTCGTACGACGCTCCTGGTCCGGGACCAGCGCAGTTACGACATCGCCGTCCGCGACTACGACTGCCCGGTGTTCCTGGCTCCCGACGCCGCGTTCGCCCTGGGCACCATGGAGCGTCTTGCGCCGCGCACGCCGTTGCGTCTGCAGGTACGCACCGACAAGGAGGGCAACGCGCCTGCGGACCTCGCCCTCGACGGTGAGGTCTTCGACTGGCTCACGGCCCGACGCGGCTCGCTGTCCTGGACGACCTGGCAGGCGATGATGGCCGTCAACCGGCTGCAGCGGTTGCCGCTGGGCGCCGCGGCGCGGGTGGCCACCGTTCGCGCCGCCCACGACCTGGCGCGGCACAGCGTCCTGCGGGCCCGCGACCTGCTGTCGGCCGGCGAGGTCGTGGTGACGGACCGCCTGCACGGTCACATCCTCTGCACCCTGCTCTCCATCCCGCACGTCGTCGTGGACGACAAGTTCGGCAAGATCAGCGCTCTGCGGAACACCTGGACGTCGATGGACCGCGGTCACCGCTTCGCTGCGGACTGGACCGAGGTCACCGCGGCGGTCGATGACCTCCGTCGCTCCCGGTGA
- a CDS encoding glycosyltransferase family 4 protein has translation MIRRIAVVALGGLRRGAVASLARRDAEFAAAQGDQVTLVALGGREEPLSLPSGVRIVRVGGPLPKTARHLRRRAAGLSRLLELVAAAPAIGAVVRSHDVVVSHGGLEAALASTLPGRARTVFRMHNYQAGVAAAGRSYRRGERWLFAVADRVGVRRSNAVVAVSATLADQVARGAGRRPEVAINGLTPAATPDVDAPRDVDVLFVGRLVAEKGVRLLPDLAGVLREGETLVVAGQGVLGADLARTLAPSPRARLLGEVPAHQVPSLMARAKIVVVPSLDEPYGMVVVEALTAGACVVASAVGGIPEILADGEGGRLLPPGATAAWRAEVRRLLDDPTARKALVAAGRQHAARHDESKTLPALHGVYAG, from the coding sequence GTGATCAGAAGGATCGCGGTCGTCGCCCTGGGTGGCCTCCGTCGCGGTGCCGTGGCCTCGCTCGCCCGACGTGACGCGGAGTTCGCCGCCGCGCAGGGGGACCAAGTCACCCTCGTCGCCCTCGGCGGGCGGGAGGAACCCCTCTCGCTGCCCAGCGGTGTCCGGATCGTCCGTGTGGGCGGGCCCCTGCCGAAGACGGCCCGTCACCTGCGGCGGCGTGCCGCGGGGTTGTCCCGACTCCTGGAGCTCGTCGCGGCGGCACCCGCGATCGGTGCGGTGGTCCGCAGCCACGACGTCGTCGTCTCCCACGGCGGCCTCGAGGCGGCGCTCGCGTCGACGCTGCCAGGCCGGGCTCGCACCGTCTTCCGGATGCACAACTACCAGGCCGGGGTGGCCGCCGCAGGCCGTTCCTACCGGCGTGGTGAACGCTGGCTCTTCGCGGTGGCCGACCGGGTGGGGGTGCGCCGCTCGAACGCCGTCGTCGCGGTGTCAGCCACCCTGGCGGACCAGGTGGCCCGGGGTGCGGGGCGACGGCCCGAGGTGGCGATCAACGGGCTCACTCCCGCCGCGACGCCGGACGTCGACGCCCCCCGCGACGTCGACGTCCTGTTCGTAGGCCGACTGGTGGCGGAGAAGGGTGTTCGGCTGCTGCCTGACCTGGCCGGAGTGCTGCGGGAGGGGGAGACCCTCGTGGTCGCGGGCCAAGGGGTGCTCGGAGCCGACCTCGCGCGCACCCTGGCGCCGAGCCCCCGGGCGCGGTTGCTCGGGGAGGTCCCGGCGCACCAGGTCCCCTCGCTGATGGCGCGTGCCAAGATCGTCGTCGTGCCCTCGCTCGACGAGCCGTACGGCATGGTCGTCGTGGAGGCGCTGACGGCGGGTGCCTGCGTGGTTGCCAGCGCTGTGGGCGGCATCCCCGAGATCCTGGCCGACGGTGAGGGCGGCCGGCTCCTGCCGCCAGGTGCCACCGCAGCGTGGCGCGCGGAGGTGCGACGGTTGCTCGACGACCCCACTGCGCGGAAGGCGCTGGTGGCTGCGGGGCGGCAGCACGCCGCACGGCACGACGAGAGCAAGACGCTTCCGGCCCTGCACGGCGTTTACGCCGGGTAG
- a CDS encoding sugar transferase: protein MAADEVRLVPVQQRRTLGGAAPTGERPTGVSQSLLPGRRHRTSRSSGRRAVWQREYVRAIVVGDGLAALLGALIGWVVRFGDTASAQGAAGMSALITMTLLPPVWVLTMLLFRAYEPRFLAVGFEEFQRVLLAGTTVVAMVGTASWALQLDVARGFVVVALPVAGCLTVLTRFGVRRYLHVRRAAGECMQSTVVAGHPSAVAALVQQVRRETNHGLRVDAACTPGGETDAQLDALGVPVLGNLEQIAGVAEALDADVVATLTCPELDGPVLRRLGWELEGTRADMIVAPALTDIVGPRVVIRPVSGLPLLHVDRPELRGVRHAGKAFFDRGSAALGLVVLAPLFLVIAVAVKLDSRGPVFFRQTRVGRDGREFSMVKFRSMVVDAENLLIDLRTKSEGNGLLFKMRRDPRVTRVGSLLRRYSLDELPQLFNVLGGSMSLVGPRPPLPKEVAEYGNDLRRRLLVKPGLTGLWQVSGRSDLDLDESIRLDLQYVENWSPTFDVMILAKTLKAVTGGRGAY from the coding sequence ATGGCTGCGGACGAAGTGCGACTGGTGCCGGTTCAACAGCGCAGGACCCTCGGTGGCGCCGCGCCCACCGGCGAGCGCCCCACGGGGGTCTCGCAGTCGCTGCTGCCCGGTCGACGCCACCGCACGTCCCGGTCCTCGGGGCGCCGGGCGGTCTGGCAGCGCGAGTACGTCCGGGCCATCGTCGTCGGCGACGGCCTGGCCGCCCTGTTGGGCGCCCTGATCGGCTGGGTGGTGCGGTTCGGCGACACCGCCTCCGCGCAGGGGGCTGCAGGCATGTCCGCGTTGATCACGATGACGCTCCTGCCACCCGTGTGGGTCCTGACGATGCTTCTCTTCCGCGCCTACGAACCCCGCTTCCTCGCCGTCGGGTTCGAGGAGTTCCAGCGGGTCCTGCTGGCCGGGACGACCGTCGTCGCCATGGTGGGAACGGCCTCGTGGGCCCTCCAGCTCGACGTCGCCCGGGGGTTCGTCGTGGTCGCGCTGCCGGTCGCAGGCTGCCTGACCGTGCTGACCAGGTTCGGCGTTCGGCGCTACCTCCACGTCCGCCGCGCGGCCGGGGAGTGCATGCAGTCCACCGTCGTCGCCGGGCACCCCTCGGCCGTTGCCGCTCTCGTGCAGCAGGTGCGTCGGGAGACGAACCACGGACTCCGGGTCGACGCGGCGTGCACCCCGGGGGGCGAGACCGACGCGCAGCTCGATGCGCTCGGCGTTCCCGTGCTCGGGAACCTCGAGCAGATCGCCGGCGTCGCCGAGGCGCTGGACGCCGACGTCGTCGCCACCTTGACCTGCCCCGAGCTCGACGGGCCTGTGCTGCGCCGGCTCGGCTGGGAGCTCGAGGGCACCCGCGCGGACATGATCGTCGCGCCCGCCCTCACGGACATCGTCGGACCGCGGGTCGTCATCCGCCCCGTGTCCGGGCTGCCCCTGCTGCACGTCGACCGACCCGAACTGCGGGGTGTGCGCCATGCGGGCAAGGCGTTCTTCGACCGGGGCAGTGCCGCGCTGGGACTCGTCGTCCTCGCGCCGTTGTTCCTCGTCATCGCTGTCGCTGTCAAGCTCGACTCCCGCGGCCCGGTGTTCTTCCGCCAGACGCGCGTTGGTCGCGACGGCCGGGAGTTCTCCATGGTCAAGTTCCGCTCCATGGTGGTCGATGCGGAGAACCTCCTCATCGATCTGCGGACGAAGTCCGAGGGGAACGGCCTGCTGTTCAAGATGCGCCGGGATCCGCGAGTCACCCGCGTCGGCTCGCTGCTGCGCCGCTACTCCCTCGACGAGCTGCCGCAGTTGTTCAACGTGCTGGGCGGCAGCATGTCCCTCGTCGGACCGCGGCCTCCGCTGCCCAAGGAGGTCGCCGAGTACGGGAACGACCTGCGCCGACGCCTGCTCGTGAAGCCCGGGCTGACGGGCCTGTGGCAGGTCTCCGGCCGCTCCGACCTCGACCTCGATGAGTCGATCCGGCTGGACCTGCAGTACGTCGAGAACTGGTCGCCCACCTTTGACGTCATGATTCTCGCCAAGACGCTCAAGGCCGTGACCGGCGGTCGCGGGGCCTACTGA
- a CDS encoding glycosyltransferase, with the protein MVNPYLSMLTAALREQGVDVQALHGRSGAAGGRGIVHVHWPELNLHSGKLRWALWGTGKLIVQVVAARRRGLPVVWTVHNLQAHDGSRPVLQRILWAAWPRLVTGWLSLSRNGVDRAQDAFRPLRRRPSRVVPHGDYAPVVHAPDRAVARGRLGLPLESRVLALVGRIRPYKGAEALVEAVAASPSEDLRLVVGGACDDAPLRAALERTAAADPRVRLLLETLHQEQVDDVLAAADLVVLPFRSVFNSGSVLLCLTAGRPVLAPRTPVFDELAAEVGAGWLHLYDGDLTPEVLERVLAETTTLTGEPDLRRHRWENVAAEHLAFYERLLRRSTARAGEGRR; encoded by the coding sequence ATGGTCAATCCCTACCTGTCGATGCTCACGGCCGCGCTGCGCGAGCAGGGCGTCGACGTCCAGGCGCTGCACGGGAGATCGGGTGCTGCTGGTGGGCGCGGGATCGTGCACGTCCACTGGCCCGAGCTGAACCTGCACTCCGGCAAGTTGAGGTGGGCGCTGTGGGGGACCGGGAAGCTCATCGTCCAGGTCGTCGCCGCCCGCCGTCGCGGACTGCCCGTCGTCTGGACCGTGCACAACCTCCAGGCCCACGACGGATCCCGGCCGGTGCTGCAGCGGATCTTGTGGGCCGCCTGGCCCCGCCTGGTGACCGGTTGGCTGTCGCTCTCCCGCAACGGCGTCGATCGTGCGCAGGACGCCTTCAGGCCCTTGCGTCGACGTCCCTCGCGCGTCGTCCCTCACGGTGACTACGCCCCTGTCGTCCACGCGCCCGACCGAGCGGTCGCCCGTGGGCGGCTCGGGCTCCCCCTCGAGTCCCGGGTCCTCGCTCTCGTCGGCCGGATCCGCCCGTACAAGGGGGCCGAGGCGCTCGTTGAGGCCGTCGCCGCCAGCCCATCGGAGGACCTCCGGCTCGTCGTCGGCGGTGCCTGCGACGACGCGCCCTTGCGGGCGGCTCTCGAACGCACCGCCGCTGCCGATCCGCGCGTCCGGCTGCTGCTGGAGACGCTCCACCAGGAACAGGTCGACGACGTGCTGGCTGCGGCCGACCTCGTCGTGCTGCCTTTCCGCTCGGTGTTCAACTCCGGCTCGGTCCTGTTGTGCCTGACGGCTGGTCGACCCGTCCTGGCCCCGCGCACACCGGTGTTCGACGAGCTCGCCGCGGAGGTGGGGGCCGGTTGGCTGCACCTCTACGACGGTGACCTGACCCCGGAGGTGCTGGAGCGGGTGCTCGCCGAGACCACGACGCTCACCGGCGAACCCGACCTGCGACGACACCGTTGGGAGAACGTGGCTGCCGAGCACCTCGCGTTCTACGAGCGACTGCTCCGACGCTCGACCGCGCGCGCCGGGGAGGGTCGACGGTGA